In Jeotgalibaca arthritidis, a single genomic region encodes these proteins:
- a CDS encoding alpha-amylase — protein MLENGIMMQYFEWELPNDGQLWKKLKEDTPHLKEIGVSAVWLPPAYKGTEQKDVGYGVYDLYDLGEFDQKGTVRTKYGTKEEYLAAIETLHEHNISVYADVVLNHKAAADEAERFYAAEVNPDNRQEKLTDFYEIEGWTKFTFPGRGKTYSDFQWHWEHFTGTDFNKENEKEAIYLIKGLNKGWSDNGLVDDEFGNYDYLMYADIDFQNPAVVEEIKRWAHWYIEETGVDGFRLDAIKHINRNFIKELVADIRGNGRPDFFVVGEYWKNDYGTIQDYLEATEFSIDLFDVTLHYNLHQASKAGADYDLRQIFKDALINKDPVNAVTFVDNHDSQPGQSLESYVEPWFKLLAYAIILLRREGFPCLFYGDYYGIGGENPIEPFTDSLNKLLYLRSNHAYGEQQDYFDDANYVGWTRMGDEEHPYGMAVVIANKDQDGVKEMHVGEQYAGETFADYLGHLEDKIVIDENGCGQFPVAGNSVSVWVKDAVTPEEAYNEEII, from the coding sequence ATGCTTGAAAATGGAATTATGATGCAGTATTTTGAATGGGAATTACCGAATGATGGGCAATTATGGAAAAAACTAAAAGAAGATACTCCGCACTTAAAAGAAATTGGGGTGAGTGCAGTCTGGCTACCACCTGCCTATAAAGGAACGGAACAAAAGGATGTCGGTTATGGTGTGTATGATTTATACGACCTAGGTGAATTTGACCAAAAAGGGACTGTTCGCACAAAATACGGTACGAAAGAGGAGTACTTGGCAGCTATTGAAACGCTTCATGAACATAATATCTCTGTCTATGCAGACGTTGTTTTAAACCACAAAGCTGCTGCTGATGAGGCAGAGCGCTTCTATGCAGCTGAGGTCAATCCAGATAACCGTCAAGAAAAACTAACAGATTTTTATGAAATCGAAGGCTGGACTAAATTTACCTTCCCTGGACGAGGAAAGACTTATTCTGATTTCCAATGGCATTGGGAACATTTTACAGGGACAGACTTTAATAAAGAAAATGAGAAGGAAGCCATCTATCTTATTAAAGGCTTGAACAAAGGTTGGAGCGATAACGGCTTAGTTGATGATGAATTTGGTAACTATGACTATTTGATGTACGCTGATATTGATTTTCAAAATCCAGCAGTTGTTGAAGAGATTAAACGTTGGGCGCACTGGTATATTGAGGAAACAGGCGTAGATGGTTTCCGTTTAGATGCTATTAAACACATTAATCGTAACTTCATTAAAGAATTAGTGGCAGACATTCGAGGGAACGGCCGTCCTGATTTCTTTGTCGTTGGTGAGTATTGGAAGAATGACTACGGGACGATTCAAGATTATTTAGAAGCAACGGAATTTTCAATTGACTTGTTTGATGTGACCTTGCATTACAATCTTCACCAAGCGTCAAAGGCGGGTGCTGATTATGACTTGCGGCAGATTTTTAAGGATGCCTTAATTAACAAGGATCCGGTCAATGCTGTTACATTCGTCGATAATCATGATTCACAGCCGGGTCAATCCTTAGAATCCTACGTAGAGCCATGGTTTAAACTATTAGCCTATGCCATTATTTTACTGAGACGTGAGGGCTTCCCATGCTTATTCTATGGGGATTATTATGGCATCGGTGGTGAAAATCCGATTGAACCTTTTACAGATAGCTTGAATAAATTACTTTATTTAAGAAGTAACCATGCTTACGGTGAACAACAGGATTATTTTGACGATGCTAACTATGTCGGTTGGACACGTATGGGAGATGAGGAGCACCCTTATGGTATGGCCGTCGTCATTGCAAATAAAGACCAAGACGGAGTTAAGGAGATGCATGTTGGCGAACAATATGCCGGCGAAACATTCGCTGATTATCTTGGACATCTGGAGGATAAGATTGTGATTGATGAAAATGGGTGTGGTCAATTCCCCGTAGCAGGTAATTCTGTTTCAGTTTGGGTAAAGGATGCCGTCACACCAGAAGAAGCTTATAACGAAGAGATTATTTAA
- the rlmB gene encoding 23S rRNA (guanosine(2251)-2'-O)-methyltransferase RlmB, translating to MSKQNRKPNRQRPDKDQKRRPRPNRAAQADKKDERVEQQSEDFVVGKHAVLETLKSDRDINKLFLQEGIGGDKIGEILELAKERRIQIQTVPKSKLDLLSDNGVHQGIMLATAAYQYATMDDLFAIAAKKEEDPFFLILDGIEDPHNLGSILRTADASGCHGIIIPKRRAVGLTGTVAKTSTGAIEHVPVVRVTNLSQTVADLKERGVWVFATDMKGQAYQQWDATLPLALIIGNEGKGVSRLLKDAADDLLTIPMTGHVQSLNASVAAGLMMYEVFRKRHLS from the coding sequence ATGAGCAAACAAAATAGAAAACCAAACCGCCAACGACCTGATAAGGATCAAAAGCGTCGCCCGCGCCCAAATCGTGCGGCACAGGCTGATAAAAAAGATGAGCGTGTTGAACAACAGAGCGAGGATTTCGTTGTTGGTAAACATGCTGTTCTCGAAACCTTAAAATCAGATCGTGATATTAACAAGTTGTTTTTACAAGAGGGTATCGGTGGCGATAAAATTGGAGAAATTTTAGAGCTAGCTAAAGAGCGACGTATTCAAATCCAAACCGTTCCTAAAAGTAAATTGGATTTACTATCAGATAACGGTGTTCATCAAGGGATTATGCTAGCAACAGCAGCTTATCAGTATGCGACGATGGATGACTTATTCGCTATTGCTGCTAAAAAGGAAGAAGATCCTTTCTTCTTAATTTTAGATGGCATTGAAGATCCACATAATTTGGGATCCATTTTACGAACAGCTGATGCAAGTGGTTGCCACGGTATCATTATTCCTAAACGTCGCGCAGTAGGATTAACCGGAACGGTTGCTAAAACATCGACAGGTGCCATTGAACATGTGCCGGTTGTCCGCGTTACCAACCTAAGCCAAACGGTTGCAGACTTAAAGGAACGCGGTGTTTGGGTGTTTGCTACCGACATGAAGGGCCAAGCATACCAACAATGGGATGCGACACTACCGCTAGCTCTTATCATTGGTAATGAAGGAAAAGGTGTTTCACGTCTTCTAAAAGATGCCGCAGATGACTTGCTAACGATTCCGATGACTGGACACGTTCAAAGTCTAAATGCTTCTGTAGCAGCAGGCTTAATGATGTATGAAGTGTTCCGAAAACGACACTTATCTTAA
- a CDS encoding Mini-ribonuclease 3 yields the protein MTDKQWDLLNGLALAYIGDSAYEVFIRQHLLEKGWTKPNDLHKRATHYVSAKAQAALMHKMLELDGFLTEDEAVIYKRGRNAKSHTIAKNADVTTYRISTGFEAVMGYLHMTNQNDRLKELVDWCIKEVEDEK from the coding sequence ATGACAGATAAGCAATGGGATTTACTAAATGGCCTAGCACTAGCTTATATAGGGGATTCTGCCTATGAAGTATTTATTCGCCAACACTTACTTGAAAAAGGGTGGACTAAGCCGAATGATTTACATAAACGCGCAACCCATTATGTATCTGCTAAGGCTCAGGCTGCACTAATGCATAAAATGTTAGAACTAGATGGCTTCCTAACTGAAGACGAAGCGGTTATTTACAAAAGAGGTCGTAATGCTAAGAGTCATACGATTGCTAAAAATGCAGATGTGACTACTTACCGGATTTCAACAGGCTTCGAGGCTGTTATGGGTTATTTGCATATGACAAACCAAAATGATCGGCTAAAGGAACTTGTCGATTGGTGTATTAAAGAAGTTGAGGATGAAAAATAA
- a CDS encoding PIN/TRAM domain-containing protein encodes MKKKIISIIFLIVGGSIGLSIMPYLWELATIEKIFLNNQFVNFGIGALIFFLLSLLMTNAILDLFKKIENYFSKQSASFLLFGALGIIIGLILAWLVSIPLAAFNISFISNVLPSILSIVFAYLGFYVGTTRIEDFRKLFVPKKRPDEGVLLERKADSDFRKYKILDTSVIIDGRIYEIAKTGFLEGILVIPNFVLRELQYIADSSDSLKRVRGRRGLDILNSLQKEEVMPVESYDGEFEEIAEVDSKLIRLAKLIDGVIVTNDYNLNKVSEFQNVPVLNINELANAVKPVVIPGENMTVTIVKAGTERHQGVAYLDDGTMIVVEDGQHYMNKTISVVVTSALQTAAGRMIFAKPAHSQKGLK; translated from the coding sequence GTGAAGAAGAAAATTATTTCAATCATATTTTTAATTGTAGGGGGCAGTATTGGTTTAAGTATCATGCCTTACCTATGGGAATTAGCGACTATTGAAAAGATATTTTTAAACAATCAATTCGTCAACTTTGGAATTGGCGCACTTATATTCTTTTTACTTTCTTTATTAATGACGAATGCTATTCTAGATCTCTTCAAGAAAATAGAGAATTACTTCAGTAAGCAGTCTGCTAGCTTCTTGCTATTTGGTGCTTTAGGGATTATTATCGGTCTTATTTTAGCTTGGTTGGTGAGTATCCCACTCGCTGCTTTTAATATTTCTTTCATTAGTAATGTTTTGCCATCTATTTTATCGATTGTATTCGCCTATCTTGGTTTTTACGTGGGAACAACGCGGATTGAAGATTTTCGTAAATTATTTGTGCCTAAAAAGCGTCCGGATGAGGGTGTTTTACTAGAGAGAAAAGCTGATAGTGACTTCCGTAAATACAAAATCCTTGATACAAGTGTTATTATAGATGGACGTATTTATGAGATTGCGAAGACAGGCTTCTTGGAAGGTATATTGGTAATTCCAAACTTTGTGCTTCGTGAGTTGCAGTACATTGCTGACTCATCTGACAGCTTAAAACGTGTCAGAGGTCGCCGTGGTCTAGATATTTTAAACAGCCTTCAAAAAGAAGAAGTGATGCCAGTTGAGAGTTATGACGGTGAGTTTGAAGAAATTGCTGAAGTAGACAGTAAGCTGATTCGTTTAGCTAAGTTAATCGATGGTGTTATTGTAACCAATGACTACAATCTAAATAAAGTAAGTGAGTTTCAAAATGTTCCTGTTTTAAATATTAATGAATTGGCTAATGCCGTTAAACCAGTTGTGATTCCAGGTGAAAACATGACGGTAACCATTGTTAAAGCCGGAACAGAACGTCATCAAGGGGTTGCTTACCTCGATGACGGCACGATGATTGTTGTCGAAGACGGTCAACACTATATGAATAAAACCATTAGTGTTGTTGTAACCAGTGCCCTTCAAACAGCAGCGGGTCGCATGATTTTTGCGAAACCTGCTCATTCACAAAAAGGTCTAAAATAA
- a CDS encoding ABC transporter ATP-binding protein: protein MVNMELNNIYKKYDNAENYSVTDFNLKIQDREFIVFVGPSGCGKSTTLRMIAGLEDITEGELKIGETVMNDVAPKDRDIAMVFQNYALYPHMTVFDNMAFGLKLRKYKKEEIKERVENAADILGLREYLDRKPAALSGGQRQRVALGRAIVRDAKVFLMDEPLSNLDAKLRVAMRAEIAKLHRRLNTTTIYVTHDQTEAMTMADRIVIMKDGFIQQIGSPKEVYDTPVNLFVAGFIGSPAMNFFNVTLKDGVISDGKGLNLKLPEGKWKVLEQKGYNNKKVVFGIRPEDIQSEQVVIDANPGSTVKAEVSVSELLGAETMLYSKVGDTEFISRVDARDYHEPGSVIELAFNMNKIHFFDADTEEVITIP from the coding sequence ATGGTAAATATGGAACTAAATAACATATACAAAAAATATGATAATGCTGAAAACTATTCAGTTACTGATTTCAATTTAAAAATCCAAGACCGCGAGTTCATCGTATTCGTTGGTCCATCTGGATGTGGGAAATCAACAACACTTCGTATGATTGCTGGATTGGAAGATATTACAGAAGGTGAATTGAAGATTGGCGAAACAGTGATGAACGACGTGGCTCCTAAAGACCGCGATATCGCAATGGTTTTCCAAAACTATGCGCTATATCCTCATATGACTGTATTCGATAACATGGCATTTGGTTTGAAACTTCGTAAATACAAAAAAGAAGAAATCAAAGAACGTGTTGAAAATGCTGCAGACATCTTAGGATTACGTGAATACTTAGACCGTAAACCAGCTGCTTTATCCGGTGGACAACGTCAACGTGTTGCTTTAGGACGTGCAATCGTTCGTGATGCAAAAGTCTTCTTAATGGATGAGCCTTTATCAAACTTGGATGCAAAACTACGTGTAGCGATGCGTGCTGAAATTGCAAAATTACACCGCCGCTTAAATACAACAACTATTTATGTTACCCATGACCAAACAGAAGCGATGACCATGGCTGACCGTATTGTTATCATGAAAGACGGATTCATTCAACAAATTGGTAGTCCAAAAGAAGTTTATGATACACCAGTGAACTTATTCGTAGCTGGATTCATCGGATCCCCTGCAATGAACTTCTTCAATGTTACATTGAAAGATGGTGTCATTTCAGATGGAAAAGGATTAAACCTGAAACTTCCTGAAGGTAAATGGAAAGTACTCGAACAAAAAGGATACAACAACAAAAAAGTTGTATTTGGTATTCGTCCAGAAGACATTCAAAGTGAACAAGTAGTAATCGACGCAAACCCAGGTTCCACTGTTAAAGCAGAAGTTTCTGTATCAGAATTACTTGGTGCTGAAACAATGCTATACAGTAAAGTGGGCGACACAGAGTTTATCTCTCGTGTAGATGCACGTGACTACCATGAGCCAGGTTCTGTTATAGAACTTGCCTTCAACATGAATAAGATTCATTTCTTCGATGCAGATACTGAAGAAGTAATCACTATTCCTTAA
- the cysS gene encoding cysteine--tRNA ligase, which translates to MIKIYNTLSREKEAFQPIETGKVKMYVCGPTVYNYIHIGNSRSTVAFDTVRRYFEYRGYEVEYVSNFTDVDDKIIRAAKEMKITPAEVADTFIKAFEEDTQALGVKTATLHPRVMDNIPDIISFIDVLVEKGYAYAVDGDVYYRTEKFERYGKLSDQSIKDLKIGASERLEDEETKKKENPIDFALWKSAKADEISWDSPWGKGRPGWHIECSVMATKYLGDTIDIHGGGHDLTFPHHENEIAQSEAKTGKTFANYWMHNGFVTLGDDGEKMSKSLGNFILVHDILKELDPQILRFLLATSHYRRPIKFGDKAVEEARINFEKIKHAYSNASYRLNDAVESAEDDQAIVANFTALEAKFVQEMDDDFQADNAMSVIYLYAKEMNLYTERSIVSEAVLKQAMALLANMMAVFGITFEEEGMLDDDIQALIDERTQARLDRNFGRSDDIRDYLKEQGIILDDTPQGTRWRRA; encoded by the coding sequence ATGATTAAAATATACAATACGCTAAGTCGAGAAAAAGAAGCATTTCAGCCTATAGAAACAGGAAAGGTGAAGATGTATGTCTGCGGTCCGACTGTTTACAATTATATTCACATTGGTAACTCACGCAGCACAGTAGCCTTTGATACGGTACGTCGTTATTTTGAATACCGCGGTTATGAGGTTGAGTATGTTTCTAACTTTACAGACGTTGACGATAAAATCATCCGGGCTGCAAAAGAGATGAAGATAACACCGGCGGAAGTAGCCGATACCTTTATCAAGGCGTTTGAAGAAGATACCCAAGCATTAGGTGTTAAAACCGCCACTTTGCATCCTCGCGTTATGGATAATATCCCTGATATTATTTCATTTATTGATGTATTGGTTGAAAAAGGCTATGCCTATGCCGTTGATGGCGATGTCTATTACCGGACAGAAAAGTTTGAACGATATGGTAAATTGAGTGATCAATCCATCAAAGATCTAAAAATTGGCGCAAGTGAGCGTTTAGAAGACGAAGAAACTAAGAAAAAAGAAAATCCAATTGATTTTGCCTTGTGGAAATCCGCTAAAGCGGATGAGATTTCTTGGGACTCACCATGGGGTAAAGGTCGTCCGGGCTGGCATATTGAGTGCTCGGTGATGGCAACTAAATACTTGGGGGATACTATTGATATTCATGGGGGCGGACATGACTTAACCTTCCCTCACCATGAAAATGAAATTGCCCAAAGTGAAGCCAAAACAGGCAAAACATTCGCTAATTATTGGATGCACAATGGCTTTGTGACATTGGGTGATGATGGCGAGAAAATGAGTAAGTCGCTAGGGAACTTTATTTTAGTTCATGATATTTTGAAAGAATTAGACCCACAAATCTTACGCTTTTTACTAGCAACGTCTCACTACCGCCGTCCGATTAAATTTGGTGATAAGGCAGTCGAAGAAGCTCGTATTAATTTTGAAAAAATTAAACATGCTTACTCAAACGCTAGCTACCGTTTAAATGATGCTGTTGAATCGGCAGAGGATGACCAAGCTATAGTGGCAAACTTTACAGCTTTAGAAGCTAAGTTTGTTCAGGAAATGGATGACGACTTCCAAGCGGATAATGCCATGTCGGTTATTTACCTTTATGCTAAAGAAATGAACCTTTATACAGAGCGTTCAATTGTTTCTGAAGCGGTTCTGAAGCAAGCGATGGCATTGTTGGCAAATATGATGGCTGTCTTTGGTATTACGTTTGAAGAAGAGGGCATGCTAGATGATGACATTCAAGCACTGATTGATGAGCGTACACAAGCCCGCCTTGACCGTAATTTCGGACGTAGTGATGACATTCGTGATTACTTAAAAGAGCAAGGGATTATCTTGGATGATACGCCGCAAGGAACGAGATGGAGACGAGCATGA
- the gltX gene encoding glutamate--tRNA ligase: MSKKIRVRYAPSPTGHLHIGNARTALFNYLFARHNDGEFIIRIEDTDLKRNIERGEESQLENLEWLGMDWDEGPDKPGEYGPYRQSERKDIYDSYIDQLLLANRAYKCYCTEDELEEEREAQRARGEMPHYAGRCAHLTAAEQQEKESQGITPVIRFRVPKDNTYSFNDIVKGEINFEASSVGGDFIIRKRDGFPTYNFAVVVDDHLMAISHILRGDDHIANTPKQMMIYEAFGWEVPEFGHMTLIINSETGKKLSKRDESILQFISQYRDLGYLPEAMFNFITLLGWSPVGEDEIFGREELIKIFDPARLSKSPAAFDSKKLEWVNNQYMKVTDLDDVTPLALEHLVAAGRVEADASAERKEWVKKLVSLYHEQMSYAAEIVDLSELFFSETLEFDEAEKEVLSGETVPVVLETFKALLPTVEPFEEAGIKAAIKQVQKDTGVKGKNLFMPIRIAISGEMHGPELGQTIEVLGREKSLNHLEQALNLIKK; the protein is encoded by the coding sequence ATGTCTAAAAAAATTCGCGTTCGTTATGCACCAAGCCCTACAGGCCATTTACATATCGGTAATGCACGAACAGCCCTATTTAACTACTTATTCGCTCGTCACAATGATGGAGAGTTCATTATTCGTATTGAGGATACTGACTTAAAACGTAATATTGAGCGTGGTGAAGAAAGCCAGTTAGAAAACTTAGAGTGGTTAGGTATGGATTGGGATGAAGGTCCAGACAAACCAGGTGAATACGGTCCTTACCGCCAATCAGAACGTAAAGATATTTACGATTCTTACATTGATCAACTCTTACTCGCTAACCGCGCTTATAAGTGCTACTGTACAGAAGATGAGTTAGAAGAAGAAAGAGAAGCGCAACGTGCTCGTGGCGAAATGCCACATTATGCAGGTCGTTGTGCTCACTTAACAGCTGCTGAACAGCAAGAAAAAGAATCTCAAGGAATTACACCGGTTATTCGTTTCCGAGTACCAAAAGATAACACTTACTCATTTAATGACATTGTTAAAGGTGAAATCAACTTTGAAGCAAGCAGTGTCGGTGGCGACTTCATTATCCGTAAACGTGATGGTTTCCCAACTTACAACTTTGCCGTTGTTGTGGATGACCATTTGATGGCGATTAGCCATATATTACGTGGCGATGACCATATCGCTAACACACCAAAACAAATGATGATTTATGAAGCGTTTGGTTGGGAAGTACCTGAATTTGGTCATATGACATTAATCATTAACAGTGAAACGGGTAAAAAACTAAGTAAACGTGATGAGTCAATTCTACAATTCATCAGCCAATACCGTGATTTAGGTTACTTGCCAGAAGCGATGTTTAACTTTATTACATTACTAGGCTGGTCACCAGTCGGAGAAGATGAAATCTTTGGCCGTGAAGAATTAATTAAGATTTTCGATCCAGCTCGTTTGAGTAAATCACCAGCTGCTTTCGATTCTAAGAAATTGGAATGGGTTAACAACCAATACATGAAAGTAACAGACCTTGATGACGTGACACCACTTGCCTTAGAGCACTTGGTTGCTGCAGGACGTGTTGAAGCAGATGCTTCTGCTGAACGTAAGGAATGGGTTAAGAAACTTGTATCGCTCTACCATGAGCAAATGAGTTATGCAGCTGAAATCGTAGACCTATCAGAGCTATTCTTCTCTGAAACATTGGAATTCGATGAAGCAGAAAAAGAAGTCTTGAGCGGTGAAACGGTTCCTGTTGTCTTAGAAACGTTTAAAGCATTATTACCAACAGTAGAACCGTTTGAAGAAGCTGGTATTAAAGCAGCCATTAAACAAGTTCAAAAAGATACTGGTGTGAAGGGTAAAAACTTATTTATGCCAATCCGTATCGCGATTAGTGGCGAAATGCATGGACCAGAATTAGGTCAAACGATTGAAGTTCTCGGTAGAGAAAAGAGCTTGAACCATTTAGAACAAGCACTAAATTTAATTAAAAAATAA
- the radA gene encoding DNA repair protein RadA: MAKKRSIKYVCQACGYESPKWLGRCPNCGGWNQMEEEKEALVASANHQPRVNFTGQTAEAVAIQDIKVEDIPRIPTDMEEVNHVLGGGIVPGSLILIGGDPGIGKSTLLLQVSAQINNKNIPVLYVSGEESSGQIKMRAERLGVKGADFYIYPETDVDAISTTIEKLKPRLVIIDSIQTMIKGSNDSSAGSVSQVREATQDFMRIAKTNNIAIFIVGHVTKEGNIAGPRMLEHMVDTVLYFEGDRHHTFRILRAVKNRFGSTNEIGVFEMNEGGLREVSNPSEMFLEERLAGASGSAIVASMEGTRPILAEIQCLITPTVFGNARRTASGLDHNRVSLILAVLEKRAGLLLQNQDAYFKSTGGVRLDEPAIDLALAVSVASSYYDTDTSATECFVGEIGLTGEIRRVNRIEQRVNEAVKLGFNKIYIPKNNFAGWKHPEGITIVGVASVQETLRKVFPNRN; the protein is encoded by the coding sequence ATGGCTAAGAAACGCTCCATTAAATATGTTTGCCAAGCCTGTGGTTACGAATCTCCAAAATGGTTGGGTCGATGCCCTAACTGTGGTGGCTGGAACCAAATGGAAGAAGAAAAAGAAGCACTCGTTGCATCAGCTAATCATCAGCCGCGTGTGAATTTTACCGGACAAACAGCAGAAGCTGTGGCTATTCAAGATATTAAAGTTGAAGATATTCCGCGTATTCCAACAGATATGGAAGAAGTCAACCACGTTTTAGGTGGTGGAATTGTTCCAGGTTCCCTTATTCTAATCGGGGGTGATCCCGGAATTGGGAAATCAACCTTACTACTACAAGTTTCAGCTCAAATTAACAACAAAAACATCCCCGTTCTCTATGTGTCCGGTGAGGAAAGCTCAGGACAGATTAAAATGCGGGCAGAGCGTCTAGGTGTAAAGGGTGCTGATTTTTATATTTATCCAGAAACCGATGTGGACGCCATTAGCACGACTATTGAAAAGTTAAAACCAAGACTTGTTATTATTGACTCTATCCAAACGATGATAAAGGGCAGTAATGACAGTTCAGCAGGTAGTGTGTCACAAGTTCGTGAGGCAACGCAAGACTTTATGCGTATTGCCAAGACGAATAATATTGCTATTTTCATTGTTGGACACGTTACTAAAGAAGGAAATATTGCGGGACCAAGAATGCTGGAGCATATGGTGGATACAGTATTGTACTTTGAAGGTGATCGTCACCATACCTTCCGGATTTTAAGGGCAGTTAAGAACCGTTTCGGCTCAACTAATGAAATTGGTGTCTTTGAAATGAATGAAGGCGGCTTAAGAGAGGTGTCGAACCCTTCTGAAATGTTTCTTGAAGAACGCTTAGCAGGGGCTTCGGGATCAGCGATTGTTGCTTCTATGGAAGGAACGAGACCTATTTTAGCTGAGATTCAGTGTTTGATTACACCAACTGTTTTCGGAAATGCCCGTCGCACTGCGTCAGGCTTAGATCATAACCGAGTATCCTTGATTTTAGCTGTTTTGGAAAAACGAGCGGGACTTCTGCTTCAAAACCAAGATGCCTATTTCAAATCAACGGGTGGGGTTAGATTGGATGAACCAGCCATTGATTTGGCATTAGCCGTTAGTGTGGCATCTAGTTATTATGATACAGATACGTCAGCTACTGAATGTTTTGTTGGCGAGATTGGTTTGACTGGTGAAATTAGACGAGTTAACCGCATTGAACAACGGGTTAACGAAGCTGTTAAACTGGGCTTTAATAAGATCTATATCCCTAAAAATAATTTTGCTGGTTGGAAACATCCAGAAGGTATTACGATTGTAGGGGTAGCATCTGTTCAAGAAACGCTGAGAAAGGTATTTCCAAATCGAAATTAG
- a CDS encoding NYN domain-containing protein: MKKKDILVVDGYNMIGAWPELVNLKNRDLIEEARDRLLQILSNYQEFEGREVWVVFDAQFVPGITKEYTKYRVKVVFTAQGETADTYIEGMVDKLKTVLSEVTVATSDLAEQQLVFARGANRMSANDLAKEIKRSKQAIQQESRHFKTTSQRKRGSLSEDQLDLLKDLREQLTNK; the protein is encoded by the coding sequence ATGAAGAAGAAGGACATCTTAGTTGTGGATGGGTACAACATGATTGGGGCATGGCCTGAGTTGGTAAATTTAAAAAATCGTGATCTCATCGAAGAGGCGAGAGATCGTCTTCTTCAAATTCTTTCAAACTACCAAGAGTTTGAAGGACGAGAAGTTTGGGTTGTGTTTGATGCCCAGTTTGTACCAGGTATTACGAAAGAGTATACCAAGTATCGGGTAAAAGTTGTCTTCACTGCACAAGGTGAGACAGCGGATACCTATATTGAAGGCATGGTAGACAAGCTAAAAACGGTTCTGTCTGAAGTGACAGTTGCAACCAGTGACTTAGCCGAACAGCAGCTCGTCTTCGCAAGAGGCGCTAACCGCATGTCTGCCAATGACCTTGCTAAGGAAATTAAACGCTCCAAGCAAGCCATTCAACAAGAAAGCCGGCACTTCAAAACCACATCCCAGCGCAAGCGCGGATCACTGTCAGAAGACCAGTTGGATTTGTTGAAGGATTTGAGGGAGCAGTTGACAAACAAATAA
- a CDS encoding dCTP deaminase/dUTPase family protein yields MRSRGFEIVSKYEGAGIKLPKRATSHSAGYDFEAAADTVLPSIWNTFFKHNKNASPKGITPVLVPTGIKAYMKEDEYLQLTNRSSNPIKHFLVLPNGVGVVDADYYNNESNEGEIFFQLLNFGLKDKLIKKGDRIGQGIFLPFLKADQDEPTDKTRTGGFGSSDDQ; encoded by the coding sequence ATGAGAAGCAGAGGATTTGAAATCGTAAGTAAATATGAAGGGGCAGGCATCAAATTGCCGAAGCGTGCGACATCGCATTCAGCTGGATACGATTTTGAAGCAGCTGCAGACACCGTGTTGCCATCCATTTGGAATACCTTCTTTAAGCATAATAAAAATGCTTCTCCCAAAGGCATTACACCTGTTTTAGTCCCAACCGGTATTAAAGCATATATGAAAGAAGACGAATATTTGCAACTGACTAACCGTTCAAGTAACCCGATTAAACATTTTCTTGTATTACCGAATGGTGTTGGTGTAGTCGATGCAGATTATTATAATAATGAATCGAACGAGGGCGAAATCTTTTTCCAACTCTTGAATTTCGGTTTAAAAGACAAGCTTATTAAAAAAGGTGACCGTATTGGACAAGGTATCTTCCTACCGTTCTTAAAGGCTGATCAAGACGAGCCAACCGATAAAACTCGAACAGGCGGATTTGGTTCATCTGACGACCAATAG